The region TGCCATTACCATGGATCGCTGCTTTTAAAGGTGAGTTGCAAACTCGAATGCGGGAATACTTCTATTATGAGATCAGAGCGGGGACAGCGGATCTCCGTTGTGCTGAAGTGTTATATTTGAAGAGCAATATCGGCGCATATGTCCTTCAAATATGCAGAATTGGAAAAAACGATAATCAACGCCGTAAGGGATTCTGTTGAAGGAAAGGATGTCGCCGTTGCCTTCTCGGGCGGATTGGACTCCGGATTGATGTCGGCAATTGCTAAAAAGTATGCCAATTCCGTTCATCTGTACACCTGCGGAACGAACAAGGCGCATGATGTGATCATGGCAAAGGATCTTTCCGAAAAGCTGGAACTGCCGTGGACGCAGGCCGAGATATCAAAAAGGAATGTCGAACCGCTGATAAAGGAAATGATCTCCGCCACAGGCACAACGGACCCGTTCACGATCTCTTATGAGCTGCAGCTGTTCTGTGTGTGCAGGGAAGCGAAAGAGAACATCGTGGTAACAGGCCAAGGTGCGGATGAGTATTTCATGGGCTGTGCAAAATTCGTTGATCAGACAGACAATGACTATGAGATGCACAGGGATGCGGCTGTGGAGAGACTTCTCAAGGTATCGATCCCGTGCGAGTTATCTATCGCCAAACACTTCGGAAAAGAGCTCCTCTACCCGTATATGTCGGAAGATGTCATCTCCGGCGTCAGGGGGCTCGGTCAGGATGAGCTGAGACCAAAGGATATGGACTCCAGGAAATCCATCCTGAGGGATATCGCAGAGGACCTGGGATATCCGTATATTGCCGCAAGGAAGAAGAAGTCCTCACAATACGGTTCCGGGACAACCGATATCGTCCGTGTGCTGGCAAGGGAGAAGGGATTGTACTACAATGAGTATATCGCGTCTCTGTGCGAAGAGGTACTCTTCCCCGAGCAGAAAAAGGGCAGAGGTTCAGTCATAAACGCACGCGTCGATTCTATCGTCAAGGTGGAGGCGGAGAGAATATTGCAGCAGCTGAATCTGTCTCCTTCCGAGGCCGTAGAGATGCTCTACCGAAAGATAATTGAGGATGGCGGCATACAGTCGATAGAAAGACCGCCGAAGGAAGACCGTTGAAAATTCAGCAGAGAAAGATCGAATCTTTTCCAGCCGCGCCGGGTCAATTAAATAACCTATGGCGGATCGTTCACAGGAACAGTGTTCACATCACCGGGTCTTTTCTGGGTAGCTTTCGGCATCTTGCATTGCTTTCCTGAATCGTGATTCACCAACTCGTGATTCACCAACTCACA is a window of Candidatus Methanoplasma cognatum DNA encoding:
- a CDS encoding asparagine synthase-related protein gives rise to the protein MSFKYAELEKTIINAVRDSVEGKDVAVAFSGGLDSGLMSAIAKKYANSVHLYTCGTNKAHDVIMAKDLSEKLELPWTQAEISKRNVEPLIKEMISATGTTDPFTISYELQLFCVCREAKENIVVTGQGADEYFMGCAKFVDQTDNDYEMHRDAAVERLLKVSIPCELSIAKHFGKELLYPYMSEDVISGVRGLGQDELRPKDMDSRKSILRDIAEDLGYPYIAARKKKSSQYGSGTTDIVRVLAREKGLYYNEYIASLCEEVLFPEQKKGRGSVINARVDSIVKVEAERILQQLNLSPSEAVEMLYRKIIEDGGIQSIERPPKEDR